DNA sequence from the Antennarius striatus isolate MH-2024 chromosome 3, ASM4005453v1, whole genome shotgun sequence genome:
TCTGAGTACACGGAGAGTCAAAGACATCCCGACCCAGTTTGATGGATATGTTAAAATGTTGTGGATAGCATGGATGGGATATTTCGGTCTTCACACCTTGAGtctgaaagaacaaaaaagtgaCTTAGGTATAAGTGAGATCGCCGTTATCGGTATGTCAGTTTGATAAATTCTCTGCATCTGGATGAATCATCGACACATTCCTGGGCGTTCACCTAAACAGTAAGCTAGACTAGAAGCAAGAGGTTCAACACAATGTCCAGACAGTGTTGAAAGAGTTCTTTACAGCACTTTCACACCAAAGCTCTGTATTGCACTaccttaaatttaatttaatttaaacctTATTATAAATACAAGTCCATGAGAGGAAAAAAGTAATATTTACCCACaaagaggaagatggatggatggagggatggacaataataataataataataataataataataataataataataataataataataataataataataataataataataattccatTGATGTTGTTATTTATTGCTGATTATTTATATgataataattaatttatattataatttatattatttcctGTTCTTTGATTGGAGTAGCAGACACTCTACAGTAACCTGCACTAGAGAATCTTGGGACCTGGACCTGGTCTTTCTGGTGCCCAGTCAGAAAGAGATTCCTGAAAACAACGGCCATCTTTTCATGAGTCATGGTACCGTGATCAGATGAGCCAGCAGTTTTCTCAGGAGCTGGTCCTGACCGTAGCACAGGAAGCTGTGGGTGTACAGCCGGTACGTTTGTCCATAAAGGGTCAGCTTCATCACAttgtccttctcctccaccgtTTCTGACATCTCAAAAGTAATTTGAGTGGAAGCACCACCCAAATCCAAAGCACCAATTGATTCTTTGCCGGAATTCAGCCAATGTCCACCAAAACTGTACTAAGAAgcacaaaaaacaataaaattaagaagaagaagagggagaggaagaagaagacctCCAGGGGGTTCTTGCCTTTGAGTCTGTCTGTATTGCTCAGAAAGGCTCACCTTGACAAAGTTTTCCAGCAGGTAGTTGACGGTGACCCAGCCGAACACTCCCTCTTCCTGCCCGTCCAAGATGGTGGCGTTCTTGAACTTGAAGGGGTACGAGCGAAGTTTGGTCTCCACCTCCATCAACACCCTGAGGGACTCCGTGGCGTTGACTAGACTATTAGAGGGTGAACGTTAACGACTGACACCAGGTTAAACACATGTATGATCCCGTCTCAGTGGGAGGTCTGACTGACTTTAGGAGCCTCATGCCAGCAGTCGCTCCCAGGTAAAGTGGAGTttgggcgtgtctgacttttgggATGATCTTCACAGCATGTTTCAAACAGGCCTCTAGACTTCTTGCTGCACCACCATGAACTCCTGCATAACTGGATATCCCTCCACCTTAACAGGAAGAGAGATTTGTTCATATTCCGTTCTATAAAAATAGACTTCCCTGTTTTAGTTGAGACCCAATGAGAGAAGATACGGTGTCTCTAGGGAAACCTTGAAAACACACTCAAGCAAGAAGAGGAATAACTGGCATTAGCTCAGACTGTCTGGGGAGGAAGTAGACCACTTGGGAACAAAAATCTTGCACAAGAAATATTTTGGACCTTTTTGTAGGAAGACTTTGTGGAAGTGAAAGCATGGGCGTCAGTAACGCTCGAATAGTCGAGACTGAAAGGTCAGCtcagtcaaataaatgtttttaaattcaacTTTACTTCCATctagaacacatgtgtcaaactcaaggcccgtgggccaaatgtggcccatcacatcgttttatgtggcccgcgagagcataaaaggtaaaagtgtctaaaaatacaactttcaaataggacaaaataaaaaccaaatggATGCAATCTGGAATATGAGGTACAAGGTCTACCAAAGGTTGTGTGTTGGTCTTCTCTCCTGCGTGCTTTTGTCTACCAAGATGTTGCTGATCGTGGGGTTATCAGGTTTCTACATCCAGGACATCCATCAGTTACTTCATAGTACATTTTAAGAGCTCtagaaacattttaattagaCTTTAGAGAGATGGGTGAAGTTAACACCTGGATGTAACTGAAGCTCCTTCGACTCACCTTCCACATTACACTCACTGTGCTGGGTAACAACGCCGGTGTCATTCTGCTTGTCGGCTGGCCATTTGTAGATGTACATGGAAGTGTGGGATGAGCCGGCGTCCAGAACGATTCCATACTGAAAGAGTGttacaggtcacacacatacattatgcTTCCACCACCTCATTTAAACAATGGATTAACCGATGAGCTGCTGGAAAACACTCTTTGATCTTGATCAGACTCGTTGTGTTTCTGGTACTGAAAGGATGCGTTTAAAGCACCGCCCTCTGTCAATAGTCTGATTTAACATCTTGTAGCCAGAGGCTATTTCCCTCCCTGTCACTGTTTGGCACTGTGTCAGCCTTTTACGCACAGCTGTGGcgcactgatggggggggggcggtgctaCGCACACTGTTATATTCAGGTGCGTGCGGTCGCGCCcgctctctcctgctcctcatgcaCTCCCGTagtggctgtggctcagcgtGGCCGCAAATTGTTTGGCGTGGCatcggcagctcagtttccccagaCGGCTTCCCATTTGGGTGGTTTGAACCTGTCGTGTGGTCGCCATTTAGGTACCCAACCGTCTCGCCCAGGTAAGCACCCTGCCATCTTTCCCTCCTGTGGGTGCGTAATGCGCACTGTGGTGACAcgatctccacctgttccagtgTGGCTGGCTGTCGGGGGCCGAGGGAGAGGGGCTGACCTGTGTGGAGCTCTGCTCAGCGCGTCTGTCTACCTGCCCGCTCTGGTATGTTAGTTTGCGCTTTGTCCGCCTTCGTTTGCTGTGTTTCCACGCACCAGCTCATTAACATCCCTGTGTAAATCCCAGGCTGTGTACCCCAGGCGTGTTTGAGACGCACATCCTCCCGTTGCCTGGGGTGTGCTGTGCTTGCGGCGCGCTGGCCATTACAGGACACCACGGACCACTACTCCTTGGGCCACGCTGCTAccctggctcttctcattagccctggctcttctcattagccctggctcttctcattagccctggcCTTTTTTATAATGGCTTAGTCTTGGCCCTTTTATacaggttttatttcatactggcCCTCTTAACCATTTTATTGAAGTatggcacatttgattttggattatttggctctttgactttccttttgttcatttggttctttattttggttctgttcttattttggttaattcattctcagttacattttgttatttaccattagtttattgaattagtttgtatatttaaataatgtgaattatcatttagtccacaccagtttgtgctgttctgttgttttaattgtttttccttttctgttaggtgctgcgggctgacagcggcagttttatccttggtggtggcgcgttcttcacgatccctttttttggtttgagtgtgtgcagtgtcactgggtgattcgtttgattttggttgtcccTGCCGCTTGGTAAGCCTGGAGCCCCAGCCCTTATTTCCTTTTGACCCCAGTGCTCACCCTATAGTACGGCATAACTGGTGTGTGccacatattgtattattttaattcttttgttaataaaaatttgtttgttttaatggaaaacagtctcgCCCCAGTGGTATAACGGACCTGTGTGATCAATCTGAGTTTAGGATTTCCTGGGGTGCAattccccaggtggcgttgtcgacTCAATTCCGGTATTCCTCACCACCCCATACTCCGCTCCCGCCACATTCTGGCGTTGTCGGCAGGATACCACATTTAAAGGGGCAGagacttgttttcctttttgttattagttccccccccccttctttggTATATTTGTGTTGCTAGTGAGAGCCAGGGCAGCAGTGTTGTCCTAGGatccaaattttttttgttagtagTTAGGGTTTGGTGCAGCGTACCCGCCGtcagcatggaggaggaggtgcagcagcTTAAGGAGCTGGTGTTGCAGCTTAAGGCGGACAATGAGCGACTTCGTCAGGAGCGGGCTGCTCCCATGGCGGGCTCTGGCGGGGccggctcctcttcctccgcccACGACAGTCATGTCCCATCTGCAGGAGGTGCCACTGCTGCTCTCGAGCGGCTGGTGCTAATACCAAGAGAACGGAAGTGTCCCATGTTCAATGGTAAGACCGGTATTGGGATAGCTGAATGGGTAGAAGAAGTGCAGGCGTGTGTGCGGGCCCGCCACCTTTCTGCTGCTGACCAAGCCTTTTTCATCTTTGATCATTTGGAGGGAGAAGCGAAGGAGGAGATCAAATTTCGATCTAGTGCAGAGCGAGGGGACCCATCCCGGGTACTCGCCATCTTAAAGGAGCTATATGGCTGTCCTCAGTCCTATGTCAATCTACAGCAAGCTTTCTTCTCTCGTCACCAACTTGAGGGAGAGACGCTCCTGGAGTTCTCCTTGGCTCTTATGGCTCTGATGGCCAAGGTCAAACAGTGTGCACCTGATGGGATGCCCAATGCCGATGTTCTCCTTCGTGATCAATTTACTGAGCATGTTCTTGATAGTTCTCTCCGGAGGGAACTTAAACAGTTTTCTCGCAGGCAGCCCACTGCCACCCTGTTGGAACTACGGGGTGAGGCTATCCGGTGGGAGAGGGAAGGTCTTCCAGGGGGTGCTAGGGGCCGCAGCTTCTCCTTGCCATCAGCTTATGGCCTGCAGTACGGAGTGCAGGGTTGTGTTCAGCCAACTCCTACTGTCACTTCACAGGGCCCAGGTTTCGGTGAGCTGATGGATCTCTTGGAACGCCAACAGGAGCAGCTTAATCGTCTCACGCAGACTGTAGCCTCCCTTGGGGCTTCTCGCCCCCAAGGTCGGGCTCCTCGCAATGGCCCTGTAATCTGCAGGAGGTGCCAGCAGCCTGGCCATTTTGCTCGTGAGTGTGATGGAGAGCGGGCTCCCCCTCGAGCCAGGGCTAATTCTGTTGCTGGGTTAAATGCAAATACTGTGGGACGCCCACATTCTTCCCATCTGTCGGAAAACTGAAGCCCGCTGAGCTGTCGAGCCACAGCTCAGCTGGGGAGTCTTTAGGCTCACAGGGAGGTGCAGCAGCTGAATTGGTTGCTTCTTGTCCTAACATTGATGTCTCCATTGGGGGAGTCACTGTCTCCTGCTTGGTGGACACAGGATCCATGGTGTCTACCATTACAGAGAGCTTCTTTCTGGAGCGGTTTGCACCTTGGGGCCATGATCGCCTTCATTCTTGCCACTGGCTACAGCTGCGAGCAGCTAACGGCCTGGCAATTCCATACATCGGCTACTTGGAGCTCGACGTAGAACTTTGTGGCAAGGTGATGCCTCGCTGTGGGATCCTTGTTGTTAAAGACCCCCCAGGTGCCATCTCTTCTGTTCCTGGAATCCTGGGAATGAATGTGCTTCGCCGATGTTATAGAGATCTCTTTGGTACATTCGGCCCTTCTCTTTTTGATTCTCCTTCGGTCTCACAGGCACCTGGCCCAATCATTGCAGCTTTGCAGAAGTGCCATCAGTCTGTCAGCCCAGCCCCAGAAAGCCCTACAGGTGCTGTGCGGGTTCGGGGCAGACGAGCCGTGCGCATACCTGGGGGGATGATGAAGTTGGTTGCTAGCACCTGCTCTGAACGGTTTTCTGGCCAAAGCGTATTGTTCGAGCCTCCTGAAGGTGGTCTGCCTGCTGGTCTGCTGGCATCTCCTTGCTTGGTACAGGTCGTCCGGGGTACAGTGTATGTCCCTATAGTTAATGTTGGGACAACTGAGGTTCTCCTTTACCCACGGACTGGTCTTGGCACCTTAGGAGTTGCTCAGGTTGTCAGCTTGCCTgctggtgtgacagaggaggagtCCATGTTGGCAACTGTTTCCTCCCAAACTGTGCTCCCCTCAGTGTTAAGTAAGGTAGAGTCACTTGACCTGTCTGCACTGACTGATCAGGAGCAGACCAGTGTAAAGTCATTGTTGCACAAGTACTACTCAGTGTTTTCTGCCCATGATGGTGACCTGGGCTGCACCAACCTCATTTCACATGAGATACCGCTACTGGATAACGTTCCGGTTAAGCAGAGGTATAGGCGCATTCCTCCATCGGAATACGAAGCCGTGAAGACTCATATTAACCAACTGTTAGAATCTGAGGTCATTAGGGAGAGCAGCAGCCCCTATGCGTCGCCGATAGTGTTGGTCCGGAAGAAGGATGGCAGTTtgcgtctctgtgtggattACCGCCTCCTGAACAGCAAAACCAGGAAGGATGCATTCCCCTTGCCTCGTATCGAGGAGAGCCTGGATGCACTTTCAGGGGCCCGCTGGTTTTCCACGATTGATCTGGCCAGTGGTTATAACCAGGTTGCCGTATCTGAGCCAGACCGGCCTAAAACCGCCTTCTGTACACCTTTTGGCCTTTTCGAGTTTAACCGCATGCCTTTTGGTTTGTGTAATGCCCCAGGCACGTTCCAGCGGCTGATGCAGAGGATGTTTGGTGATCAGCAGTGTCAGTCCTTACTGCTTtacctggatgacatcatcgtatATTCCTCCTCTGTTGGAGAACATCTGCAGCGGCTGGAAATGGTGCTCGGGCGACTTCAGAAGGAGGGCCTAAAGGCAAAGCTTGAAAAATGTGCATTCTTTCAGCGGGAGGTTGGTTACCTGGGGCATGTGATTTCAAGCCAGGGGGTCTCCACAGACCCCAAGAAAATTGAAGCGGTGGCTAACTGGCGGCGCCCCAGCCATGTGTCCGAACTGCGCTCCTTTTTAGGTTTCGTCAGTTACTATCGGCGTTTTGTAGAGGGCTTTGCCAAGCTGGCAGCTCCCTTGCATCGACTGGTGGCCGAGTTGGCAGGCACCAAGTCAAAGAGGAGGTCTGGTCAGGATCTGCGAGCTGCGTGGACAGCTCAGTGTGAAGACAGCTTTGAGGCCTTAAAGGCAAAGTTGCTGTCTGCCCCGGTCCTCACCTATGCCGACTTTTCACGCTCCTTTATTCTGGAAGTCGATGCAAGTCATAGTGGCCTTGGTGCTGTCCTCTCCCAGGAGACTGACAGCGGTGTCCGACCGGTGGCCTATGCCAGCAGGGGTCTGCGGCCCACTGAGCGCAACATGTCCAACTACAGCTCTATGAAGCTGGAATTCCTTGCACTCAAGTGGGCCATGACCGAG
Encoded proteins:
- the LOC137592691 gene encoding ectonucleoside triphosphate diphosphohydrolase 2-like, whose protein sequence is MARRCAQILPAVLLLGLAVAGILLLVLPAKLIEMPPDNMYGIVLDAGSSHTSMYIYKWPADKQNDTGVVTQHSECNVEGGGISSYAGVHGGAARSLEACLKHAVKIIPKVRHAQTPLYLGATAGMRLLNLVNATESLRVLMEVETKLRSYPFKFKNATILDGQEEGVFGWVTVNYLLENFVKYSFGGHWLNSGKESIGALDLGGASTQITFEMSETVEEKDNVMKLTLYGQTYRLYTHSFLCYGQDQLLRKLLAHLITTQGVKTEISHPCYPQHFNISIKLGRDVFDSPCTQSNRPAQFNPQMSVVVVGTGDYLSCLDNVTHMFSFDTCSYSKCSFNGVFQPQIRGNFMAFSAFFFAHSYLHRLTNIPITSPKQLKEAVRLVCHMNISEMTEQTKQPEKYMKNVCAVSNFVQVLLTQGYGFDENSLPSISFQKKAGGASVGWALGCMLILSNMVPAERLGLMRALPSGPWGGLLLLFVILLLITLVNLIMIYRNTRAREGVV